In the genome of Odontesthes bonariensis isolate fOdoBon6 chromosome 20, fOdoBon6.hap1, whole genome shotgun sequence, the window TACTGCCTAATGATGGGAAATGTCACTTGGAAAACGATATTTACACAATGAGCCATTACTATGTAAGGTTTCTGATCCTGCTCAGACTAGTTTGGAATGATTCTTGTAAAGTCGAGTTGCAATTGGAATTATTTTCCCTTCTATCTTCTTTTTAGGACTATCCCTCCATTGCTCACCTTGTTCAGAAGCTAAGCGACAACAACATTCAGACCATCTTTGCCGTTACCGAGGAGTTTCAGCCCGTTTATCAGGTTAGTTCTCTTTCAtgcgcttcttttttttttttttttttttgaatatcTTTTAAGCATTCCtcactccttttttttcctgcacGTCAATTCTTTAAAACATGTAACTGTTCAGGTTCAGGCAGGTGCTTCCAGTCAAAGGTATTATCCCATCGTAGCTCTGATTTTAGCTAATTATGTACACCAGGGAATACATTTCaatatttagcagatgcttAAGATGGAAGAAGAAAAATCATCCGGTTCCTACCTGGtcttaaaattaggtaaatCCAGCCTTGGATGAACAGCAACACATTTCTTTACCTTTTTATATTGTGTTGGTTACAAAGCAGTGTTTGAAGAACTGAGCGAATCCCATTCAGAGGTCTGTACGACCCCCTTTAGCAGCACTAATGTGAAGTAACCATTTTCTGTATGACAATATCAGTCTCACATTATTGCAAAGGATGAATGCACAGCCCTCTGAAGGTCCTACAGCAACACTTTACTCAGGTAGAAGACTTTGAGTGCATCAGtgcaacacctcgattcttttctttttcagacatttacACTGTGGATGTGCTGTCGTACAGATGGCCTCACGATTGActagaacactttttttttttttttgcaatttctCCGACAATCATATTCTTTGACCTTGGCGAGTACTCGCCGAAGCGTCCGCTCCTGAAAATGGAGAACGTGAAGGTACGTCGTGCGTCGTAGCAGGCTGTGACGGGGCAGCCATCTTGTAACGGTTGCTCTCGTGTTACCACCATTgtcatggtttttttttttcttctttttggctAAAATTGCAAAAAAACTGGTGGAGAAAGGAAGGGCTCGTGAAAGGAAAAAGGGAGAGAAGATGGTCTTTGATTGGATGAATCTGAATGCCAGAGCTGCTCGTTAAGCAAGGAAGTTTTGGGCTGAAATCTGATCCCTGCAAATCCGACCACTTTTTTTTGGCCAACGGTTATGAATAAATTcagcaaaaatgtctttatttatAACTATAGTTGAGTTATACTCATTAAGTTACTCATTAAGTCACGATATTTTTAGAATAATGATGATTTAAAGACCTGTATTCATGCTTGCATTGAACACATCTGTTTAGCTGGGTTATGTGGACTGGAGACAGAGATTTTAGAAGCTGATACTACAGTCTTAACTCAGAAACACTGTCCTGAAAGCAGAATTCAGAATCTGTGCACACAAAATAAACCCTCGGAGCAAACAGGGATGCAGTAGGTGGTCTGTAGAAACCAAAGTGTGGCTTCTGGTTCACATTCTCTATACTTTCAACTGTCCTAAATGTTTCACACTTGTGAGGAAACTTTCTTATTTTGGAAGGATTGTGTGTAAATTGTTTGGCAATAACCTTATGACCCCTCCCCCTGCCCCTCTTGGCAGAAAGGGCATTCTTAGTTTTCCACATATTGCTTCTGCATTTCGGCTCACTTTTTAtgtaatgacacagtgtaatatgtcacatGCTGTTCGTCTCAGGTGTTTAGTTTTTCTCATGATGTCCTGATTATTATTACCTAATAATTTAAGggtattatttctttttcacaacTGTATCTCCTTCTGAATTGTTGGTTTCTGGGTCAGTTTAATCCAATCTGTCCAGGTTTGAATAACTTTTGGTCAGTCTTTTCAATTTGTCATTTGAGTCTTCCCAGCACTTATATTAGATTAGTCTCATAAAGCAAACTGATGTGTTTTTTATCCGAATCTGGAATGAGATGCTCAAAGCAATATATGTCAGGGTTGTAGTCTGATACACGTGTGCACATAAGCTGAAACAACAACCTCTAAATGTTCATGGTAAAGCATCTGTGGTTTCTCCCAGAAAGCACGAGCTTAACAAGGCTTTGACGAAGCTCGTTGTGAACTTTTCCCCCTCTCATCAGGAGCTGAAGAACCTGATTCCAAAGTCTGCAGTAGGCACTCTGTCTGCCAACTCAAGCAACGTCATCCAACTCATTATCGATGCTTACAACGTAAGTGCTTTGTTGAGATTCTTCTGTTAATTAAACCCTGATCTAACTTATCATTTGCTCTCCTGAACCGCGTGAAAGCGCTGCTGCATTCTGACAAAGCAAGAGCAGCCGAGGAtctctccaaaaacacattctCTTTTAATGCTTGGATAAGCCTTTGTTATCGTGTGCTGTCAAAACAAGGCTACCAGATGGCATTCCAATGCAGGAAACAACAACATTCATGCTGTTATCTTTTGGGTTTTGGCAGTCTCTCTCTTCAGAGGTAATACTGGAGAACAGCAAGCTGCCAGAGGGAGTGACCATCGCATACACATCACGCTGTAAGAATGGAGTGGTCAGCGAGGGCGAAAACGGACGCAAATGCTCCAACATCTCCATCGGGGATGAGGTGAGAATTAGAAAATGGATTTATCACTCTTGTTGCCATTGTTATGCTTCGTCAAATGAGGATTAAGTTTGTCAGTCTCTGAGGCGCGCACCAGCAGTCAGTGAAGGAGACACAATTTCCTGTGGTCTTAATGAAATGTCCATGCCATGCTgtggtcaaaataacacacagagacactaCTTGATAAGTTGGATGGAAGGCATCTGCTAAATGACTCAAATGTAAATGTTAGAACCTTTGGAGCAATAGAGAGCCTGAGAGTTCAGACCACACACAGCAATTGTACTTGAAATATTTCCATCATCTGCAGTTGGCCTATAAAATGCATCAGCTAACAATTAGAAGTCACGTTTTCCATGTCGGGGTATTAAACGTTGAACAGAGTACTTGTTGAGCATTATCAGCTCAGTTAAGAAAATAGTTGGGGAGCTGAAGTAACTTTACAACTAATGGTGACACTTGATGTTAAAAGCTAAGCAAAAAGCAACCTCCCACTCCTGAGGTACAGCGAATGCAGCATCAGCTGAAGCAGGAAAAAGGGAGACCTAACAAGAAAGCCGACTGAGTTCCATCGTCTGGGGAAGTGACCCGTGCCTCTCGTGCACATCTCACTGAATGTCTCATTTTcagatacagttttttttttggttggtgATGACTTCAGCTGCTTATTGATGCTTTCAAGAacagaaataaatgtttttctttctccataACAATTCCCCTTAAattataaaatgatttaaaaatgaaaatggcgCTGAAAGACAATAAAACCGCTTCTTGAAGTTAGTTTTGACGACGGGACCTTTGGATTTCTTTTCCAGTTTGGGATTCTGAGTACGACCAGCTGAGGCGATCAGATTGAAACTTGAGACAATCCACGAAAACCCGGAGAATGATTTGCACCTTAACATGCGTTGCTTGTTCGCAATCATCAAATGATCAATAATGTTCCATCTGAACAGAGAATCTTCAATTTTGAAAAATTTGGATCTCCACTAGTCCTTCATTTTCTTACCACCGCATTTAGCCTCCATGCAGTGTATTACTGTAACCTTTTTGGCCACAGAGGTGACTAAATATAGCTTCAGAGTTGAACACCTCAATTTTTGTGGTGCTTTTCTGATTTCCTCAAACCTTTCATACATTGTTGAATTTGAGATTCTGTATAAACCTGTCTGAGTCAGTCTTTCTGCTTTATTCCTCCATTCCCAGGTCACATTTAGCATCAGTATCACATCTAAGGGCTGtccaaacaaaaacaagtctGAGACCATTAAGATAAAGCCTTTGGGATTCACTGAGGAGGTGGAGATCACCCTCAACTTTATCTGTGAGTGTGAATGCCACAAGGACGGCATCGAGAACAGTCCAGACTGCCACTTTGGAAATGGGACCTTTGAGTGTGGCGCCTGCAAGTAAGCCCATTTCCGCAATCTCCTTAAGTTTCTTATTCGGTCGTATTTGGGTTTTCTTTCTCTGTTGGGAAAAGCCCCCAGAATCCCAACTTTTCCCTTTCCCAACCTTGTGCCAGGTGCTATGACGGCCGCGTAGGCAAACAGTGCGAATGCAGCAGCAACGACGTGGCCACAGAGGACATGGACCGGACCTGCCGCAAAGACAACGGCACTGACATCTGCAGCAACAACGGAGAATGTGTGTGCGGTACATGCGAGTGCAAGAAGAGAGAGAACCCAGAGGAGAGGTACAGCGGCCAGTATTGCGAATGTGACAACTTTAACTGTGACCGCTCTGGAAACAAGCTGTGTGGCGGTAAGCATGTCACCATAAAAGGCTGCAGGAAAGATCCGTCTTTAGCATGTTCAAAGACTCGGTAAAAGCTGCGAGTCTCTCTGGTTTTCAGGGCACGGGCGCTGTGAGTGCAGAGTGTGCATCTGCGACCCCATGTGGACCGGAAGTGCCTGTGATTGCTCTCTGGACACTTCCACGTGTCTGGCCAGCAACAAGCAGATCTGTAACGGTCGAGGAAAATGCGAGTGTGGCTCCTGCAAGTGCACAGACCCCAAATTCCAGGGTCCCACATGTGAAACCTGCCCTACCTGCCCCGGAGTCTGTACTGAGCACAAGTAAGAAATGAAATCAGAAACACGCCAGTATGTTTAGGAAGCCATATAATGCACAATTTGATTTACTTTGACGTAAATTTGGTGTATTTGAATTCAATGGAGACATGCTGAGTTGTTGCTCCTCCTGGCCATGATGTGAGACTATTGCTGGcaagataaaaacagaaagttttttttctttttttttgttgcgaaATTGTATTTGAAAGGATAGCATGATAACAAAcataacatttttctttattgcAATTCTTACCATTTTGATTTTTATAGATTTTAGATGCCTTTCATATCCATGAGATTTCTGCCTCCGAATGTGATCTCAATGAAAGGAGCATTCTTGCCTCCTTTGTACATTGTGCATAAATACCCATAAATCCCCTTAAAAGTCCAACAACTTGCATAAGAATCATTGTTGCAATTGTTTTCAGCATTTTTAAATCGATGCATAAAAGTAAACAAGTTTAATTAGTTTAATTCATCACACAAATGTACCCTTCATTATTACACCCAACAATACGCTCAAATCTGATTTCATTTGACCAACAATAACACTTTGTCTTCAGAGAGTGTGTCGAGTGCCGTGCGTTTGGCACCGGTGAAAAGGCAGCCACGTGCAAGGAAGATTGCGACTACTTCACAATGATTAAAGTGAAGGACAGGGACAAGCTGCCCCAGCCCAATGCTGCCGCCTACCCTGTGATGCACTGCAAGGAGAGGGATGCCAACGACTGCTGGTTCTACTACACCTACGCcattaacaacaacacagaaaagGAGGTCCACGTGGTGGAAAAGCCGGGTGAGCAAAGCGCCCGGCTAGCATGAACCGGGATGAGAAGCGACCTGTTACAGACAACACTAATTACAAGGATTGCGGTGGTCGGGCTACAAAAATAGGTCTTTTGTTTATTCCCATCGTCCTAAAACGCCCGCTGCACCctgctctgtttcagactgcCCCTCCGGTCCTGACATCATCCCCATCGTGCTGGGCGTGGTCGCTGGCATTGTCCTGATTGGCATGGCCCTGCTGCTCATCTGGAAGCTGTTGATGATCATTCATGACAGAAGGGAGTTTGCCAAGTTCGAGAAGGAGAAGATGAATGCAAAATGGGATACGGTGAGTGCCTGAAAGGGTGACCGTCCGTGGCAGATGAACAGGACATCGAGGGATTTCTGGCCGTAGTTTGGTCGAGTAATTTGAATTTGGAAAACAGGTGTAGTTGTTGAGCTGGGAAGGAATTAGATTGGGAAGGTAAATCGTTTTTATCTTAGCAGCAGAGGGGATTTTAGACGTGTTGACGTCATTATCAGGAGTTTTGCCCCATTCTCTGCGGTCTCACAGCTGTGGAGACGGATTGAATGCTGCTCAAAATGAGAAGGAAAAAATGTTGGAGACTGTGGACTTTTTTGGGAATGCTATGCACTCTGAGCATAGAAATACTTTTTCCTGGGAGTGGCCACAGCTCTTCCCCTCCCTGCTTTCTGCCATGTGTCACATCATCAGCCAACATCAATCCAGCACAGAGCTGGTTTCTAGATATTCATGTGCAATAGTATTCCTCCATCTAGTGGTAAGAATTTGTCAAAGCCCCAGTGAAAGTGGCTTTGATGCTGCACATGTCCATAATCATCAGTCTTATTTCTATGTGCCTGTGCTTTCAGAGCCCTCTATTTTTAAGAAATGAGAGACTGTCTAACAGTTTCCTGACGAGATAAAAGCGAGGGATGAAAAGGATGTCCAACACATGGCATGATACTCCCTCTCTTATATTTAAAACTAGCCTCCTAATCTGTTGCCTGAACagattactttgtttttgtacaaGATTTAGTAGAAAATGGTTATAATAAAAACGCTCAAAGATGTCCTCCGTGAGTTAAATGACAGTAGGCAGAAGAGTAGTCTCCAAAGCAAGAGCCTCTCTTGGGAATGAGAGCATTTCTTATTAAAAAACCCGTCTAATTGGGGTATGTCTTCATCACATTTTCCTCCGAAGTATTTTTACGCCTCAGCACAGCTATGCCGAGGCTGAACGGGGGTTACAGCAAAGTGAAGTTAACTGAATGGAATTAGAACATATTTGAAAGCAGAACACTTCTGCCTTACAGAAGCCTAAACTCGTCACAGCTTTGCTCTCCTGATTTTGTAAATTcgatttttttccttctgtaacTGAGTTTAGTTTCCACGATCTCGTTGGTCAGTAAGGAGGTTGTCCCCTGAGTGGTTCCCAGGGGCTCATATTCTTGTCATTCTGTTAGGGCTTTTAGTCAAATTAGAGAGGACACATGATTCTCATTTCAAACCTTATCTGATCTGTTTGTCATTTTCTTCCTTTCATCACGCTCCATGGACTTTATGCTTTTAGTTTATACTGcgtatttcctcttttttttttttttttatgctctgATGTTCTTCATTTCTGTGCTGAATTGCTGTCTTCATTCTCTGCCTGTAGCAAGAAAACCCCATTTACAAGAGTCCAATCAATCAGTTCCAGAATCCAAACTATGGACGTAAAGCTGCTGTCCTTTAAGTTTGTATTTCTCTTCCTCTCACCTTCCTGCATGGGCTGCCTAAGTGTGTCCCGGTTTCACTCCGCTGCTACTTTGTTTCTTTACTTCAAATGTGCTTTTGAATACTATGTTtgaaaaatttatttttaccagCCGGTAAACTGACTATAGAGTAGAAAGAGTGATACTCCCAACGTATGTTTAAAGAAGACTGCATGGGTGTGCTGTGACAAACAATACAGCAGAATACTCATAAACCTGCTATAAGAAAGAAGACTGAAGCAGAATCTTAACCGTAAGGATTTTATTTAGGTAACTGCGAGGCTTAACTTGCACATTGTCACAGAAGCATGGCTGTTTGGGAAGTGTGATCGGAAAAACTGACGACCGGTTGTGGTATTTGATAatggccatttaaaagtgtggaGTTTCATTTGTTTCTCGTTGAACGtgtcaaaacaaaaactaacttttcCGTAGAGTTTAAACGCCATTTGGAATTTTGATTGGAACTTTCTAACTTTGActcttttattccttttttttctcctttcaggGTGAAAATCCAATCTACAAAAGCGCCGTCACAACTGTGGTCAATCCCAAATATGAGGGCAAATGATGGCCTCCTTGATTTAAGAGAAGTTTGCTACCAAGCATCCGCAGCATTTACTGTTGGCGTGGAGCTCGACGGGAGCGCACGGTGGAACATTTGTGCATTTGTCTTGTCGCTTCATCATTATAATGTATCATTTGGCCACCGTATCTGTTATTTTTACTAACACACGATTTATatgcattttgttgtattttagatGTACAGTATACAGTTTGTGTATATACTTTTAAGTTGCATTTTTGCAGAAGTTGATAcagttgtgttgttgtttttttcctgccaATGGACTGGTATAGGCAGaggatttagcttttttttaatgatttttaatCGACACAGTGTGGATGCTTTGATTATTTGCAACGTGAGCAAAACTTTTTCAGCTTCTGCCTTACTCTGAATCTCTGTTTTGTCCCACCTCGCGCTGACCTCTGGTAAGATTCGTGTGTTTGATATGTCACTTGTCAGCTGTAGCTGCTCGTCatatctgtatgtgtgtgtgtatatggaGAAAACAACCGCAATAGGAACTTTTGAACAATATTGAGCATTCAGCTGAAATTCGACAGCGATGGTAAATCACAGCTAATTATGCAGTGGGCGTTACTGTACTTCTGAATTTACAAAAAGCCAG includes:
- the itgb1a gene encoding integrin beta-1a isoform X1 encodes the protein MDLKLILLTTLLGVCCYCNAQKEGNECINANAKYCGECIQAGAKCGWCKDPGFLKQGETVSTRCDELQSLKKRGCQDHMIENPHGGQTILKNKSVTNRKKVTGPGRANPLMPEEITQIQPQKLNLTLRSGEPQTFDLTFKRAEDYPIDLYYLMDLSYSMKDDLENVKNLGTQLMQKMSTITSDFKIGFGSFVEKTVMPYISTTPAKLLNPCTSDQNCTSPFSYKNVLKLTSNGQQFNTLVGQQHISGNLDSPEGGFDAIMQVAVCGDQIGWRNVTRLLVFSTDAGFHFAGDGKLGGIVLPNDGKCHLENDIYTMSHYYDYPSIAHLVQKLSDNNIQTIFAVTEEFQPVYQELKNLIPKSAVGTLSANSSNVIQLIIDAYNSLSSEVILENSKLPEGVTIAYTSRCKNGVVSEGENGRKCSNISIGDEVTFSISITSKGCPNKNKSETIKIKPLGFTEEVEITLNFICECECHKDGIENSPDCHFGNGTFECGACKCYDGRVGKQCECSSNDVATEDMDRTCRKDNGTDICSNNGECVCGTCECKKRENPEERYSGQYCECDNFNCDRSGNKLCGGHGRCECRVCICDPMWTGSACDCSLDTSTCLASNKQICNGRGKCECGSCKCTDPKFQGPTCETCPTCPGVCTEHKECVECRAFGTGEKAATCKEDCDYFTMIKVKDRDKLPQPNAAAYPVMHCKERDANDCWFYYTYAINNNTEKEVHVVEKPDCPSGPDIIPIVLGVVAGIVLIGMALLLIWKLLMIIHDRREFAKFEKEKMNAKWDTQENPIYKSPINQFQNPNYGRKAAVL
- the itgb1a gene encoding integrin beta-1a isoform X2 — translated: MDLKLILLTTLLGVCCYCNAQKEGNECINANAKYCGECIQAGAKCGWCKDPGFLKQGETVSTRCDELQSLKKRGCQDHMIENPHGGQTILKNKSVTNRKKVTGPGRANPLMPEEITQIQPQKLNLTLRSGEPQTFDLTFKRAEDYPIDLYYLMDLSYSMKDDLENVKNLGTQLMQKMSTITSDFKIGFGSFVEKTVMPYISTTPAKLLNPCTSDQNCTSPFSYKNVLKLTSNGQQFNTLVGQQHISGNLDSPEGGFDAIMQVAVCGDQIGWRNVTRLLVFSTDAGFHFAGDGKLGGIVLPNDGKCHLENDIYTMSHYYDYPSIAHLVQKLSDNNIQTIFAVTEEFQPVYQELKNLIPKSAVGTLSANSSNVIQLIIDAYNSLSSEVILENSKLPEGVTIAYTSRCKNGVVSEGENGRKCSNISIGDEVTFSISITSKGCPNKNKSETIKIKPLGFTEEVEITLNFICECECHKDGIENSPDCHFGNGTFECGACKCYDGRVGKQCECSSNDVATEDMDRTCRKDNGTDICSNNGECVCGTCECKKRENPEERYSGQYCECDNFNCDRSGNKLCGGHGRCECRVCICDPMWTGSACDCSLDTSTCLASNKQICNGRGKCECGSCKCTDPKFQGPTCETCPTCPGVCTEHKECVECRAFGTGEKAATCKEDCDYFTMIKVKDRDKLPQPNAAAYPVMHCKERDANDCWFYYTYAINNNTEKEVHVVEKPDCPSGPDIIPIVLGVVAGIVLIGMALLLIWKLLMIIHDRREFAKFEKEKMNAKWDTGENPIYKSAVTTVVNPKYEGK